A window of the Lolium perenne isolate Kyuss_39 chromosome 7, Kyuss_2.0, whole genome shotgun sequence genome harbors these coding sequences:
- the LOC127312078 gene encoding F-box protein SKIP19-like, translating into MRSSSSPPHPAATDPECRRGRSRKAPAFHVSVFKHMELPCGRDWAELPADAISCILHRLDQVELLIGGVAAVCRSWRRAAREEPELWRRIDLRDLPYIPPFQPEASLANIMSAALRLSAGQCHTFFGEILHDDHFLLLAEQAPLLKSLHLIKCHNISNQGFANAIKRFHMLDELELLWCLGHPQVLETIAGVCPGLRHFRLVNNSWGFGPNDERKAHAIARMRELRSLHIVSDKIDNEGLTVILDNCHNLQYLNMHDCWNINMDDNLSEKCAHINMDDCEYLLPYDSYSCCSYPFSCFDDYHDLSLSYYLGDDIDDMDEEHGRIIDIKSMCRYLC; encoded by the exons ATGCGGTCGTCGTCATCACCGCCTCATCCGGCCGCCACTGATCCGGAATGTCGACGGGGGCGATCCAGGAAAGCCCCAGCGTTCCACGTCTCGGTGTTCAAGCACATGGAGCTGCCGTGTGGGAGGGACTGGGCCGAGCTGCCCGCGGACGCCATCTCGTGCATCCTCCACAGGCTGGACCAGGTGGAGCTCCTGATCGGTGGTGTGGCGGCGGTGTGCCGCTCctggcgccgcgccgcccgagagGAGCCCGAGTTGTGGCGACGCATCGATCTGCGCGATCTGCCCTATATTCCACCATTCCAACCGGAGGCCAGCCTCGCGAATATCATGAGTGCTGCACTGCGGCTCAGCGCAGGGCAGTGCCATACCTTCTTCGGCGAGATCCTCCACGATGACCACTTCCTCCTCCTCGCTGAGCA GGCTCCGTTACTGAAGAGCCTTCATCTTATTAAATGCCATAATATCTCCAACCAAGGATTTGCAAACGCAATAAAAAGGTTCCACATGCTTGACGAGCTTGAGCTTTTGTGGTGCTTAGGTCACCCACAAGTTCTCGAAACTATCGCGGGAGTGTGCCCAGGCCTAAGGCACTTCAGACTTGTCAACAATAGTTGGGGTTTTGGACCTAACGATGAACGGAAAGCTCATGCAATCGCTAGGATGCGAGAGCTACGTTCCTTGCATATTGTCAGTGATAAAATCGATAATGAAGGCTTGACAGTCATCCTCGACAACTGTCACAACTTACAGTATCTTAACATGCACGATTGCTGGAATATCAACATGGATGACAACCTAAGTGAAAAGTGCGCCCACATCAACATGGATGACTGCGAGTACCTCCTGCCATACGATTCTTATAGCTGTTGCAGTTATCCGTTTTCTTGTTTTGATGATTACCATGATCTTTCTCTTTCTTACTACCTTGGTGACGATATTGATGACATGGATGAAGAGCATGGAAGAATTATTGACATCAAGAGCATGTGTAGGTACTTGTGCTAA